In the genome of Arabidopsis thaliana chromosome 4, partial sequence, the window TGTTCCTGTTGGACCTCCTCAGCCAGCAAGTCCGGTTGCATCAGATCAAAATGCACTCGCCCTTATCGACATGTTCTCAGATAATACTAATAATCCAAGTCCTGCAACTGCACCAAGTGGCAATCCAGCTCAGAATATTCCTTTGAATCCTCAAGGGCACCAACAACCAAATAGTCAAGCTGGAGAAGCTGGATTACAACAATCCAATGGATTTGCGCCTCAAGTGGGTTATTCGCAGTTTGAGCAGCCATCATACGGGCAAGGAGTCTCTTCTCCCTGGAGCAGTCAGCCTGCACAGCAACCAGTCCAGCCATCTTatggtaatatatataaacagtttttgtttttcacacATCTGGAGATTAGATTGCAGTATGCCAATGTTTCTCTGGTTATGGCAACAAGGAGAAAGAATTTCCTTCTTTTGGATTCAGAAGAATCAGCTTCAATTGTGTCTCATGTCTAATCATtaattgttctgtttttatgGTAATCTTGTAATATAAAGAAGGTGCCCAAGACAGTACGGCATTTCCACCTCCCCCATGGGAAGCTCAGCTCCAAGACTATAGTCCCTCTGCGGAGTCAGGAAGTCCGTTTTCTCCTGGAATGCATCCAACTCAGACTGCCTTCACACATGCTCAACCagttaacaacaacaatccaTATCCTCAAATTCCCCAAACCGGGCCACCAGTCAACAATAACAGTCCATATGCTCAAATGCCCCAAACAGGTCAAGCAGTTGCCAACATCAGTCCATATCCTCAAATTCCACAAAACGGCGTGTACATGCCAAACCAACCAAATCAGGCTCTTGGGTCAGGCTATCAAccacagcaacaacagcagcagcagatgATGATGGCTCAGTACTATGCCCAACAGCAACAGctacagcaacaacaacagcaacaggCGTATGGAAACCAGATGGGAGGATACGGATATGGCTATAATCAACAGCAACAAGGAAGCAGCCCATATCTGGACCAGCAAATGTACGGTTTATCCATGAGAGACCAGACATCGCATCAGgtagcatcatcatcatctaccaCATCTTATCTGCCTCCAATGAAACCTAAGAATAAACCAGAGGACAAGCTATTTGGGGATCTTGTGGACATCTCCAAATTCAAGCCTACAAAACCGACTTCCGGAAGAGCTGGTACCATGTGAAAATTCCTCCATCCATTCATCATTTACCAGTATTCATCTCCTCTATCCTCCTCAGCtaactctctttcttctctttgttaaGCTTTTTTCATCATTGATTTTATTACCCTCTTGGGAGATAACATAGATATACATATGTGTTATGTTCTTCCTTATAATTTACCGTTGGTTATGGGTTTGTATATTTCTtgtagagaaaagaaaactggAAAATCTTTTGTTGAGAACTCAGCGATTTGGGGTTTGTCTCGAGATTCTATTTTAGGACATTTTAATCTCTCATTTGTATTTTCAGAccttttatttgttatatccATTGGCAATAAAGTTTGATATCAATTGGATGAGAGTTATGGTTCTTAAATTTGCCAAAAGGACAGTTTATGTTCTTTGTATATGATTGCAACCCTAATTCCATAGTCAATGGAGACATCAAAATGTCAAACTATGCTTGCATTATATAATCTCTTTCGACTCAATGATGTCAATTACCGAAAAAGTAGAAAGGaaggatttgttttgtttgcgACTGTTGTTAGTTCTTATGTTGCTCGTcgtaaacaagaaaaacctGCCATTCgtttgggtttttgaaatCTAGTCTaacagaaagaaacaagagacaaatgaagaagagtaAATCTAgtccattcatcatcatcagtctTTTGGATCGtgcatatattaatttgtataagAGTCTGTCTAACAAAATTGTCAATATGTCCGAGTGGTTAAGGAGATTGACTCGAAATCAATTGGGCTTTGCCCGCGCAGGTTCGAATCCTGCTGTTGACGtattctattttgttttcttttcagctCTCTTCagaatttttgtaaatattttaaaagggaaaaaaatctcaaaatacGATTTCAATTAAAATTGTAGAGATTCTCCTCACGTCTGTTTGTGAAATGTTGTCTCTAATAAATTTCCGTAAATTACTGAAAACAAGACACGagaaattgttaatttaacaaaataaaaatacgtTACGTTTGGGGTTTGCCACGTAACTACTTACCGCCACACGTTCTcgtccttttcttcttcctctctgcATTCTTCACAGAGTTTGTCACCACCAACACCAAACACACAATTTCACATTCTTTTgcatatttcttcttcttcttccattatGGAGATACGGAGCTTGATTGTTTCTATGAACCCTAATTTATCTTCCTTTGAGCTCTCTCGCCCTGTATCTCCTCTCACTCGCTCACTAGTTCCGTTCCGATCGACTAAACTAGTTCCCCGCTCCATTTCTAGGGTTTCGGCGTCGATCTCCACCCCGAATAGTGAAACTGACAAGATCTCCGTTAAACCTGTTTACGTCCCGACGTCTCCCAATCGCGAACTCCGGACTCCTCACAGTGGGTAAATTGATCCATTCCATtccatttctcttctcttgtttgttttattaagCTCCAATTTCAGTTTCgtcttttaatttatatgttcttCTTACGATCAGTGGGACTTAAAAAATTGCTCCTTTAAATGCTTCAGTATGTTTTGAGTATTACAAAGTtgtaagattttatttttattcatttggTGGCTCACCATTCGACGActacttttgaatttgagtttttgaaaaatgcaATTTAACAtcagagagtttttttttttatggttgaTAACTTATTGtttaacttttgaaaaatgcaGATACCATTTCGATGGAACACCTCGGAAGTTCTTCGAGGGATGGTATTTCAGGGTTTCCATCCCAGAGAAGAGggagagtttttgttttatgtattcTGTGGAGAATCCTGCATTTCGGCAGAGTTTGTCACCATTGGAAGTGGCTCTATATGGACCTAGATTCACTGGTGTTGGAGCTCAGATTCTTGGCGCtaatgataaatatttatgCCAATACGAACAAGACTCTCACAATTTCTGGGGAGGTAACTCCTTGACCCTTAAAATGCTGTGTCATGACAATAAGAAATCATATCTGAGTCTTTTCTCTACTTCTAGTACTAATGTTCGTTATTGTTGTTAAAGATCTAAGTCTTATCTgaattttgttacattttgGTTCTGGTGCTTTCTCAACAtgaatttgtatatatgactTTAAAGATTGCTTACCTAAAGTTTTTACTCATGCATAGATCGACATGAGCTAGTTTTGGGGAATACTTTTAGTGCTGTGCCAGGCGCAAAGGCTCCAAACAAGGAGGTTCCACCAGAGGTTCTCACTCCTCCCTTGTTGGTTACTTTGTTATCTGTTAAATAGTTTTCCAATTGTATCCGGATAGTGTTCTACTTCTCCTTGTAGAAAATCTCAAGTTTTTGTTACTCTTGCTATTCTCTTGGATGTTGATTTGTAAAGCATGTCGTTTTATTGTAGGAATTTAACAGAAGAGTGTCCGAAGGGTTCCAAGCTACTCCATTTTGGCATCAAGGTCACATTTGCGATGATGGCCGgtaattatatgattctatgCACAACAAGAATTcactatattataaatattggATATTGagtatttttgttgaaaatttctGTGTTTAAATCTGACTTGACTTGTTTTGTCAGTACTGACTATGCGGAAACTGTGAAATCTGCTCGTTGGGAGTATAGTACTCGTCCCGTTTACGGTTGGGGTGATGTTGGGGCCAAACAGAAGTCAACTGCAGGCTGGCCTGCAGCTTTTCCTGTATTTGAGCCTCATTGGCAGATATGCATGGCAGGAGGCCTTTCCACAGGTGTGAGCTTTGCTTGATTGActtaaagttaataaataGACGGTTAAGTTTACTTGCCTAGTACTAAcagaaaattaagaaagaaaccaCCCTCTTTCTATCAGCAGAAACTGCTATTGtagttcttattttttctcttgtatttGCAGGGTGGATAGAATGGGGCGGTGAAAGGTTTGAGTTTCGGGATGCACCTTCTTATTCAGAGAAGAATTGGGGTGGAGGCTTCCCAAGAAAATGGTTTTGGGTAAAACATTTCATCCTTTTGCTACATTTCTTGTTGCAGACTTTAGTTAGCTAGTGGACCTGTGTATACACCCACATGTAGTATACTTGTTTGATAGCTTTATTTGTCAATGTCTCTTTACAGGTCCAGTGTAATGTCTTTGAAGGGGCAACTGGAGAAGTTGCTTTAACCGCAGGTGGCGGGTTGAGGCAATTGCCTGGATTGACTGAGACCTATGAAAATGCTGCACTGGTATGCACTTATAAGATCTTCTTAAGCAATGACAGTGAGTATTAGAAGGCAGATAGTTTACAAAAGCTCTGGGCCCTTGTAAATCTGCAGGTTTGTGTACACTATGATGGAAAAATGTACGAGTTTGTTCCTTGGAATGGTGTTGTTAGATGGGAAATGTCTCCCTGGGGTTATTGGTATATAACTGCAGAGAACGAAAACCATGtggtaaatttgttttactagTTTCATTCAGTTTTACTTTTGACATCATATCATTCCCTTATGGCTAGATTCCAACACCCGATGAATGTCTTGTGACAGGTGGAACTAGAGGCAAGAACAAATGAAGCGGGTACACCTCTGCGTGCTCCTACCACAGAAGTTGGGCTAGCTACGGCTTGCAGAGATAGTTGTTACGGTGAATTGAAGTTGCAGATATGGGAACGGCTATATGATGGAAGTAAAGGCAAGGTATGTATGCTAATGTGATCCAATCCCTGTAGTTAAAAGTCTTAACAAATCCTAAGGCAGTGAAAGAAGATTATGAACGTTTGTTATGGTTAACAATGATGCAGGTGATATTAGAGACAAAGAGCTCAATGGCAGCAGTGGAGATAGGAGGAGGACCGTGGTTTGGGACATGGAAAGGAGATACGAGCAACACGCCCGAGCTACTAAAACAGGCTCTTCAGGTCCCATTGGATCTTGAAAGCGCCTTAGGTTTGGTCCCTTTCTTCAAGCCACCGGGTCTGTAACATTGATgagtgttttgtttgttgatagAGACCCATGTGATGAATGAAGCCTTAGTCATGTCATTGCTAGCTTCACtattatgtatgtatgattTTAGTTCGTTCGGTCCTTGTGGTAAATGATACGGGCCAGTGTAAAGTCTAGTTCAATAAAAGCCTTGAGTCGcataatttcaatttcaaa includes:
- the VTE1 gene encoding tocopherol cyclase, chloroplast / vitamin E deficient 1 (VTE1) / sucrose export defective 1 (SXD1) (VITAMIN E DEFICIENT 1 (VTE1); FUNCTIONS IN: tocopherol cyclase activity; INVOLVED IN: in 9 processes; LOCATED IN: chloroplast, plastoglobule, chloroplast inner membrane; EXPRESSED IN: 23 plant structures; EXPRESSED DURING: 13 growth stages; Has 30201 Blast hits to 17322 proteins in 780 species: Archae - 12; Bacteria - 1396; Metazoa - 17338; Fungi - 3422; Plants - 5037; Viruses - 0; Other Eukaryotes - 2996 (source: NCBI BLink).), coding for MEIRSLIVSMNPNLSSFELSRPVSPLTRSLVPFRSTKLVPRSISRVSASISTPNSETDKISVKPVYVPTSPNRELRTPHSGYHFDGTPRKFFEGWYFRVSIPEKRESFCFMYSVENPAFRQSLSPLEVALYGPRFTGVGAQILGANDKYLCQYEQDSHNFWGDRHELVLGNTFSAVPGAKAPNKEVPPEEFNRRVSEGFQATPFWHQGHICDDGRTDYAETVKSARWEYSTRPVYGWGDVGAKQKSTAGWPAAFPVFEPHWQICMAGGLSTGWIEWGGERFEFRDAPSYSEKNWGGGFPRKWFWVQCNVFEGATGEVALTAGGGLRQLPGLTETYENAALVCVHYDGKMYEFVPWNGVVRWEMSPWGYWYITAENENHVVELEARTNEAGTPLRAPTTEVGLATACRDSCYGELKLQIWERLYDGSKGKVILETKSSMAAVEIGGGPWFGTWKGDTSNTPELLKQALQVPLDLESALGLVPFFKPPGL